The Amaranthus tricolor cultivar Red isolate AtriRed21 chromosome 14, ASM2621246v1, whole genome shotgun sequence DNA window ttttggacaatggctCACCACTTCTTTTTAATCTCATGTATACATTttaagtctcttttaatttcttccacacaatttattctttctctttatttattaccattatccatctttttaataattaacatcacctttttttttaattcaaattataCAGGACAGAGTAGCACAAAATATCACTATACAATCTTTGACAAACattctattatttttagtaGTAGTTTCTGATAATTTTCCATAAAACTTATGGCTTATGAGACAATCTTAAACACGAAGAGAGCATGGCTATATGACTATTGCCTTTGCATTATGCCACTTTGTTCCCTTGATTGCACTATTatacaaatgatttttttagaaAAGTGAAAATTTTGCATTAAATAAAGACATATATTAATTACATAGAATGACATTACGAGTTGAAAtatatggataaaattaaaataatgcaataatatggTTTGACAATGAGATGAGCCAATAAGAGCAAATTCAATTCACTTGTAGCACCAACACACATTGGCGatacaaaacaattaaacacactTGTTTAATATACTGTGGTTTGACAATATTAGATGTAGGAATTCTCCCTTTCCCttcattattattcataattgtTATTTATAGAGAAACCTTTTAGGGTTTCCTATTTACAAGGCTATAATTAAGGTaacaaattgttcacataagcaACATATTAACAgtaaaaatatttacatatgtTTTCTAATATACTTTCCTAATGCACCTCACAGTCGAAGCAGGCAATTGAAGAATGTTGAGACTAGACCGTAAAGAAGTGAACAGTGGAAGTGGTAACCCTTTTGTGAATATGTCAACATACTGATAAGAGGATGGAACATAAAGGACACGAATGTGACCAAGAGCGACCTTTTCACGAACAAAATGTATATCCATCTCAGCATGTTTTGTACGCTAGTGCTGGAAAGGATTATGAGACATATAAATAGCACAGATATTATCGCAATAAACAGTTGTAGCTTTATCTAATAGCAATGCAATTCCCAAAGAAGATTTCTAATCCAAGCAGTTTCAGCAACAATATTTGCAACAGCCCGATACTCAGCCTCGGCACTAGAACTAGATAATGTATTCTGACGCTTAGAAGACTAAGATATAAGATTGTAACCAAGGAATACAAAATACCCAGAAGTAGAGCGCCGTGTATCAAGACATCCTCCCGAATCTGCATCAGAGTAAGATACTAAACTAGATGCAGGAGTAGATGTAAAATGGAGCACAAATGAAAGAGTACCTTGGACATATCGTAGGACACGTTTCATACCTTGAAAATAAGGTTCTCGGGGATCATGCATGAATAAGCAAAGTTGTTGTACAGCATAAGCGATATCAGGACGGGTGATGGTAAGATATTGTAAAGCTCCAGCAATTTGCCTACAAAACGTCGGATCATCAACTAGTTTTCCATAATTTACACTGAGTTTTGATTTTGTATCAACTGGGGTTGATGCAGGTTTACAAGACGACATGTTAGCACGAGCTAAAATGTTCTGTGCATACTTTTGTTGACATAAGAACATGTGATCTTTGGTGCGAGTAAACGAAATACCCAGAAAATAAGACAAGGGACCAAGATCTTCATAGCAAACTCGGAACTCAGTTTTTGAATAACTTTCTTGCGCAGTGAAACAGAGGAACAAGTGAGgataatatcatccacatatatgTAACAACAAATAAGCAATCTCAGAACCACAACGGAAAATAAATAAGGATGGATCACTCTTACTATTAATAAAACCGAGTGATAAAATGTAAGAAGCAAACCGTTGATACCAAGCTCGAGGAGCTTGTTTAAGACCATATAAAGATCGCCGGAGAAGACATACATGTTTAGGTTTTTGAGGATCAACAAAACCCATTGGTTGATGCATATAAACGTACAGTTTCTTGTAAatcaccatgaagaaaagcatttttgacatcTAATTGGTGAATTGTCCATTTTCTTGATACCGCAAGACTCAACACAGTTCTGATAGTAGTAGGATTAACTACTGGGATAAAAGTGTCTCCACAATCAACACCGACTTCTTGTCCCTTTCCATTAGCAACAAATGGGGCTTTATATCGCTCGAACTTCCCATCAGATTTTTCCTTATGACAAAATACCCACATACTCAGAATCACATTGGCATTAGGAGGTTGTCGTGGTACCAAATCCCATGTATGAGTAGCAATCAAGGCATTGTATTCATCTCGCATAGCATTAGACCAGTTAGGATCTAAAAGCGCACATCAATAAGATTTAGGGATGGGAGAGATAGGAGATGACATTGATGAAATGAGAGTATAATGAGTGTTGGGTTCGTAAATGCCACACTTTGCACGTGTGCGCATTGGGTGTATTGGATGAGGTGTAGATGCTGGATTGACAAATTGGTCTGGGTTAGAAACAATTGGAGTGGGCGGATTTTGTGGAGTAGAAGAAATTAGTTCATCGTTATATTGTGGTTGTGGTATTACAGGGGAATGTTGAACCCGGGATTGTACGACCACTGGATGAGTAGACATAGGATCAGGGATGTATGGAAGAATTGGATATAGGACTGGGTTGATTAATAGATTTACATGTTGGAGACTCAAAAACATAATCTTCAGGACGAGGAGTATATTGAGAGgcatatgaaaaaatattttcatcAAAAGGTAACATGTCTCGATATAATCACTTTATTGGTTTTGATATCCAAACATCGATATCCTCTATGAGATGAAGGATAGCCTAGAAAAATGCAAGGAGTGGATCGAGGACTCAATTTATGGGGTGATGTAGCAAAAAGATTAGGATAGCAAAGACAACCAAAATCTCGAAGATGTGTATAGGAAGGTACCTTATGAAATAAGATATGGATTAGAGtaagaaaatttaaaactttaGTGGGACGAATATTTAACAAGTAGCCTAGAGATTCGACCCAAAAGTTGAGAGGAAGAGAGGCATGAAATAAAAGAGAACAACACAAATTATTTATGGTGCGAATCATTCTTTCAGATTTACCATTTTGAGGAGAAGTATGCGGACAAGAATGTCGCCAAATCATACCATGAATGTGGGCAAAAAGAGTAAAACTATCTTTGTCAAATTCTCGACCATTATCACACTGGAATGCCTTAATACTCACCCCAAATTGAGTTTTCACATATGAATGAAAGTAAGAAAACTTAGAGAAAGCCTCAGATTTGTAATTTATCGGAAAAACCCCATAAAAAATGTGAATAATCATCAAGAAACAACAAATAGTAACGAAAcctttattattatgaattggAAAAGTGAACAAATCtatatgaataatatcaaaaggaGCATAAGTTTGAGTAGTAGAAGAAACAAACGGTAAACGAAAATGTTTTCCCAACTGACATCCATGACAAATATTGGGCAAAACCCCTTTattacaagaaataaaatttttatgtcTAAGGTAACTAAGAACTTGATCTACTAGATGTCCTAATCGGTTATGCCAAACAGTAGGAGAGAGAACAGAAAAATTTGAGTTGGATGAAGGAGAAGAAGTGGAAGACAGAGAGTACAAGTCCCCCGTACTATCTCATCATAATATTCCCCGTCCGGAGGTCCTTCACAGAAAaaccaaaaggatcaaattctACTAATACCCAGTTATCAAGagtattttatctaataaatataaaatttttaatgatatgTGGTGcaaatagaatatttttgagGGTGAGGCGTGGAAGAGGTTTAGGTAAAGTAGTGCCAGATCCAATAACTGGTATATGCTTGCTATTACCTACTACTATAGTAGAATTTAAATTACGCCAATTACATATAGAAGAAGATATACCTGAATTGTTCATAATATGGAAACTAGCACCGGTATCCATATACCAATTAGAGTCCGGAGTATGTAGTTGTAGAGTGTTGAAAAATATAGGAAGATCTGTGGGTTGAAAAGTAGATGCTCGAGACTA harbors:
- the LOC130799390 gene encoding uncharacterized mitochondrial protein AtMg00810-like, with the protein product MYVFSGDLYMVLNKLLELGINDLGPLSYFLGISFTRTKDHMFLCQQKYAQNILARANMSSCKPASTPVDTKSKLSVNYGKLVDDPTFCRQIAGALQYLTITRPDIAYAVQQLCLFMHDPREPYFQGMKRVLRYVQGTLSFVLHFTSTPASSLVSYSDADSGGCLDTRRSTSGYFNTLSSSSAEAEYRAVANIVAETAWIRNLLWELHCY